The window TGCTGGGGCTGTTCAATCTGCTGATCATGGGCGGGCTGGTGTTTCTCCTGCACCGGCTGCCTCCCGCCGGCATGGAGCTGGTGCTTCCGCCGCCCACTGCCACCTCACCCGCGACTGCCACCCCTGCCCCAACGCCTACCCCGCTTCCCTCACCGACCCCCGGCCCCCTGCGGGTATATATCTGCGGCGCAGTGCGCTCCCCTGATGTATATCCCCTGCCGGCCGGCAGTATCGTGCGCGATGCGTTGATGGCCGCCGGCGGGCCGGCGGAAGGGGCAGACCTGACCCGGGTCAACCTGGCGCGCGAGGTGCATGACCAGGATTACATTTACAT is drawn from Anaerolineae bacterium and contains these coding sequences:
- a CDS encoding helix-hairpin-helix domain-containing protein; the encoded protein is LGLFNLLIMGGLVFLLHRLPPAGMELVLPPPTATSPATATPAPTPTPLPSPTPGPLRVYICGAVRSPDVYPLPAGSIVRDALMAAGGPAEGADLTRVNLAREVHDQDYIYIPVKGEASIPTVAAPAAATPTSAPTAAGSRTGAPVYPLDLNSATLEELETLPGIGPVLAQRMIDHRPYASLEELLNVPGIGPATYAKIKDMLVVR